DNA sequence from the Hoylesella buccalis ATCC 35310 genome:
GCGTGAGTTTGACTGTCAGCTTTTTAGTTTTGTCGTATACCAACTGGTAGGTGCCCTCATATTCACTGAACTTGCGGAAACCTTCCGGAAGCACCCCTTGCAGCGTAAAGGCTTTTCCACCCTCGCCCTCACTCGTCAGTGTACCCGCCTCATAGTCGAACGCTAACTCCGAGAGCTCGACACCGTTCACCGTGATAGGCTGATAGAAGCGAATACCCTTGTTGGTGTATACAAATGCTACTTCCATTTCCTCAGACGCTTTGTTCGTGGTATCTGGATTGACATAAAATTGGTTATTATTCAAATCAAACTCTACCCCAACTTTCTTACCGCCAATGCTGCCACCATAGGTTCCAAAGATGAAATCGGACTGTACGGCAATCACGCCCTTGACATATTCCTCGGCCGGCATGGTGAGGCGGCGCAAGTAGCAAGTGTTACCCGAACGTGCGCCATGAAGTTTGATAACATCAACGCCCACGCTATCAATCAGGTACTCAATGTCACCTCCATAGGCCTGATAGCGGTCACTGGTTCCTTCGGCCAAGATGTGAAACAATTTGTTGCCTGTGTCAAAGATAATGCCGGGGCCACCCTCACTGGTCATTTTATAATAGGATGTTTCCGAAACGGCCGGATTGCCACTCATCTCGCCCCGTATGGTTGCCTGCAGGCTGTCAAATTTTACCGTGTAGACAAAGCCACCATTCTCCTGGTCCTTGTCCCTGAGCCCTGGATAAACCTCAAACACCCATCCATGCTCCGATTTCATCAGTGCTTGTCGCGTTGAATTCAACAAATTGTTGACGCGTTTGGATGATGGGACATCAAAATATTCGTCCTGTTCCGGATTGCAGGCTACTACCGCCAACAATGCGGGAAGCAAGAACAGCAGATATGCGAAATATTTATTTTTTTTCATAATAGTCTCCTCTCGTTATTTTACTGTCAAATCCAACAAGTCGACCTTTCCGTCAACAACTTCAGCCTCGCGCCTGAGTACGATCTTTCGCAACTCATCCATATCGATTCCCCATGCCTTTTCCATATAGTCTTTCACGATGGAGAGTTTCGAAGCAATCAGTCCAGAACCTTCTTCGCCTGCCTTTTTCATCAATGCGTCCCATTGCTCGGCGGTATTGGTAACATAAATTGAAACCATTTCGGCAAAGTCCTCACCATGAGAATGCTGCGCATAGGAAGAAATGAAGCCATGCTCCAGGCAATAATTACTTCCATTGTACGGAGGATCACTCCACTCGCCTGCCACATAACCTGTGGAGGTGATCAGCTGGTAGTCGGCTGGATAATCTTTTGTCTGGTTAAGAATATGAGTGAACTCATGGTAGACGGTCTTCAGATAATAATGATTCAGCGAAGACACACTTCCAAGGTTCTCGTTTAAATGATTCACACCTGCCAGGAAAACCTTCTTGCCTCCCTCGGCAGTACCTAGTACAAACGTGCCGTTGTTCTTGAACTCCCAGTTCCCAACCAGATAAATTTGCTTGGGAAAGTTACTGCGCGTGAAGTTGATACCGGCCGCCTCGTCAAAGGCTTCAAGCACGGCGTACTTGATGACGTGAGCCAACTTCACCGACTGCTCATAGTTGGCTGGAATCAGATAGTAGTCATGGTCTGACTCAATATCCTGAAAGCGATATTTCAAATCAATGTTGTAGGTATTGATAAAATTAGCTTTCAGCCAATAGTCAAACTCCGTGTAGTCAACGTCGTCGACGGTGATGATGCTCTCGTCGCTTAGTTCATCTTCCGAACACGACGTGAAAGCGGTCACACCTAACAACAACGCCAGACTGTATATTGATAATTTCTTCACATTCATAATGATACTCTTGAAAATTATTTTTTAGTTGTATTTCTCGGATTAGGCTTAACACCTGCATCAATTACCTTGGATGGCAACTGGA
Encoded proteins:
- a CDS encoding DUF4302 domain-containing protein; translated protein: MKKNKYFAYLLFLLPALLAVVACNPEQDEYFDVPSSKRVNNLLNSTRQALMKSEHGWVFEVYPGLRDKDQENGGFVYTVKFDSLQATIRGEMSGNPAVSETSYYKMTSEGGPGIIFDTGNKLFHILAEGTSDRYQAYGGDIEYLIDSVGVDVIKLHGARSGNTCYLRRLTMPAEEYVKGVIAVQSDFIFGTYGGSIGGKKVGVEFDLNNNQFYVNPDTTNKASEEMEVAFVYTNKGIRFYQPITVNGVELSELAFDYEAGTLTSEGEGGKAFTLQGVLPEGFRKFSEYEGTYQLVYDKTKKLTVKLTPNKEKGCYYMTNFFANSPETPVVLIYNKATGTLFWNSQPVGEEGGNIVFMCAWALDAGGTLTWNTDAGMKTSWNGDEAHPVYTWVNNGLTNYVIDSFIMWTLKPSGGSAGKYKGSKYLVGTTRLSHQIAHVTKMIKQ
- a CDS encoding putative zinc-binding metallopeptidase, which codes for MNVKKLSIYSLALLLGVTAFTSCSEDELSDESIITVDDVDYTEFDYWLKANFINTYNIDLKYRFQDIESDHDYYLIPANYEQSVKLAHVIKYAVLEAFDEAAGINFTRSNFPKQIYLVGNWEFKNNGTFVLGTAEGGKKVFLAGVNHLNENLGSVSSLNHYYLKTVYHEFTHILNQTKDYPADYQLITSTGYVAGEWSDPPYNGSNYCLEHGFISSYAQHSHGEDFAEMVSIYVTNTAEQWDALMKKAGEEGSGLIASKLSIVKDYMEKAWGIDMDELRKIVLRREAEVVDGKVDLLDLTVK